The Streptomyces sp. CC0208 genome window below encodes:
- a CDS encoding C40 family peptidase has translation MASHRKSRPVGTRAAGIRTPALATAALTSVALLSQSANAAPADDKPSLEEVEKKVDDLYRQAESATDTYNAAKERTTKQRKQVDTLLEDVARRTQTLNEAREELGSFAAAQYRTGAAAPGTATFLLADTPQDYFDQTQLMGRLTSRQKGAVDDYVSEQSATMKKREEASQSLQALTETQSDLKTAKATVQKKLADARELLSELTAQEKARLAAIERRKQQEADRKAAQLAQQQAAAEKAAQGAAQEATAPQESTPTAPDSSYATKAAKALAFARAQVGKPYVWGATGPGSYDCSGLTQAAWKAAGVDLPRVTYDQVNAGTTVALADAQPGDLVFFYDDISHVGLYIGNGMMIHAPKPGAYVREESIYYDGESGIHSVVRPA, from the coding sequence TTGGCGTCGCACCGCAAGTCGCGTCCCGTCGGTACGCGCGCAGCAGGCATACGGACCCCGGCCCTCGCGACGGCCGCCCTCACCTCCGTGGCCCTGCTGTCCCAGTCGGCGAACGCCGCGCCGGCCGATGACAAGCCGAGTCTCGAAGAGGTCGAGAAGAAGGTCGACGACCTCTACCGCCAGGCCGAGTCGGCGACCGACACCTACAACGCCGCCAAGGAGAGGACCACCAAGCAGCGCAAGCAGGTGGACACGCTCCTCGAGGACGTCGCCAGGCGCACCCAGACGCTCAACGAGGCACGGGAGGAACTCGGTTCCTTCGCCGCGGCCCAGTACCGCACCGGCGCCGCCGCGCCCGGCACGGCGACCTTCCTGCTCGCCGACACCCCGCAGGACTACTTCGACCAGACCCAGCTGATGGGCCGCTTGACGAGCCGCCAGAAGGGCGCCGTCGACGACTACGTCTCCGAGCAGTCCGCGACGATGAAGAAGCGCGAGGAGGCCTCCCAGAGCCTTCAGGCGCTCACCGAGACGCAGAGCGACCTGAAGACCGCCAAGGCGACCGTCCAGAAGAAGCTCGCCGACGCGCGCGAGCTGCTGTCGGAGCTGACCGCCCAGGAGAAGGCACGGCTCGCGGCGATCGAGCGGCGCAAGCAGCAGGAGGCGGACCGCAAGGCGGCGCAGCTGGCGCAGCAGCAGGCGGCAGCGGAGAAGGCCGCACAAGGAGCCGCGCAGGAGGCCACCGCCCCGCAGGAGAGCACGCCGACGGCGCCCGACTCCTCGTACGCCACCAAAGCAGCCAAGGCCCTCGCGTTCGCCCGCGCGCAGGTCGGCAAGCCGTACGTCTGGGGCGCCACCGGCCCCGGCTCCTACGACTGCTCAGGGCTCACCCAGGCCGCCTGGAAGGCCGCCGGGGTCGACCTCCCCCGTGTCACCTACGACCAGGTCAACGCCGGCACCACGGTCGCCCTGGCCGACGCACAGCCCGGTGACCTGGTCTTCTTCTACGACGACATCAGCCACGTGGGCCTCTACATCGGCAACGGCATGATGATCCACGCCCCCAAGCCGGGCGCGTACGTCCGCGAGGAGTCGATCTACTACGACGGCGAGTCGGGGATCCACAGCGTGGTCCGCCCGGCCTGA
- the pcrA gene encoding DNA helicase PcrA gives MSSLFDDSFLADLQAPRAHGEEPPPPEDEHVPEQVPDDLFGGKFDVPPERDSYYRDGAPRPVVDPAALLEGLNENQRAAVVHSGTPLLIVAGAGSGKTRVLTHRIAHLLGERNVHPGQILAITFTNKAAGEMKERVEQLVGPRANAMWVMTFHSACVRILRRESKKLGFTSSFSIYDAADSKRLMALVCRDLDLDPKRYPPKSFSAKISNLKNELIDEEDFAAQATDGFEKTLAQAYAMYQSRLREANALDFDDLIMTTVNLLRAFPDVSEHYRRRFRHVLVDEYQDTNHAQYALVRELVGTSEHPVDVPPSEHDLPPAELCVVGDADQSIYAFRGATIRNILQFEEDYPNATTILLEQNYRSTQTILTAANAVIERNESRRPKNLWTNAGAGARITGYVADTEHDEAQFVADEIDRLTDAGDAKAGDVAVFYRTNAQSRVFEEVFIRVGLPYKVVGGVRFYERKEVRDVLAYLRVLANPEDSVPLRRILNVPKRGIGDRAEAMIDALSQREKISFPQALKRVDEAYGMAARSTNAVKRFNVLMEELRTIVESGAGPATVLEAVLERTGYLAELQASTDPQDETRIENLQELAAVALEFEQESGEGEETGSLSDFLERVALVADSDQIPDEDEDGSGVITLMTLHTAKGLEFPVVFLTGMEDGVFPHMRALGQTKELEEERRLAYVGITRARERLYLTRSSLRSAWGQPSYNPPSRFLEEIPAQHVDWKRTGAVAAPAGPVSGVAASLSSSRSRSSASGASGFATRRSAEKPVVSLAVGDRVTHDQFGLGTVVGVKGTGANAEATIDFGEAKPKRLLLRYAPVEKL, from the coding sequence ATGAGCAGCCTCTTTGACGACAGCTTCCTGGCGGACCTCCAGGCCCCTCGGGCCCACGGGGAAGAACCGCCGCCGCCCGAGGACGAGCACGTACCGGAGCAGGTTCCGGACGACCTGTTCGGCGGCAAGTTCGACGTGCCCCCGGAGCGGGACTCCTACTACCGCGACGGTGCCCCGCGCCCGGTGGTGGACCCGGCCGCCCTCCTGGAGGGGCTGAACGAGAACCAGCGCGCGGCCGTCGTGCACTCCGGCACCCCGCTGCTCATCGTGGCCGGTGCCGGCTCCGGCAAGACCCGGGTGCTCACCCACCGCATCGCCCACCTCCTCGGCGAGCGCAATGTCCACCCGGGCCAGATCCTCGCGATCACCTTCACCAACAAGGCCGCGGGCGAGATGAAGGAGCGCGTCGAGCAGCTCGTCGGCCCGCGCGCGAACGCGATGTGGGTGATGACCTTCCACAGCGCGTGTGTGCGGATCCTCAGGCGGGAGTCGAAGAAGCTCGGGTTCACCTCCTCCTTCTCGATCTACGACGCCGCCGACTCCAAGCGCCTCATGGCCCTGGTCTGCCGCGACCTGGACCTCGACCCCAAGCGGTACCCGCCGAAGTCCTTCAGCGCCAAGATCAGCAACCTGAAGAACGAGCTGATCGACGAGGAGGACTTCGCCGCCCAGGCCACGGACGGCTTCGAGAAGACCCTCGCCCAGGCCTACGCCATGTACCAGTCGCGCCTGCGCGAGGCGAACGCCCTCGACTTCGACGACCTGATCATGACGACGGTCAACCTGCTCCGGGCGTTCCCCGATGTCTCCGAGCACTACCGCCGCCGCTTCAGGCATGTCCTGGTCGACGAGTACCAGGACACCAACCACGCGCAGTACGCCCTGGTCAGGGAGCTGGTCGGGACCTCCGAGCACCCTGTGGACGTACCGCCGAGCGAGCACGACCTGCCGCCCGCCGAGCTCTGTGTCGTGGGTGACGCCGACCAGTCGATCTACGCCTTCCGCGGCGCGACCATCCGCAACATCCTCCAGTTCGAGGAGGACTACCCCAACGCGACGACGATCCTCCTGGAGCAGAACTACCGCTCCACCCAGACGATCCTCACCGCCGCCAACGCCGTCATCGAGCGCAACGAGTCCCGCCGCCCCAAGAACCTGTGGACCAACGCGGGCGCGGGCGCGCGCATCACCGGCTATGTCGCCGACACCGAGCACGACGAGGCGCAGTTCGTCGCCGACGAAATTGACCGCCTCACGGACGCGGGCGATGCGAAGGCCGGCGATGTCGCCGTCTTCTACCGCACCAACGCCCAGTCCCGTGTCTTCGAAGAGGTCTTCATCCGCGTCGGCCTGCCCTACAAGGTCGTCGGCGGCGTCCGCTTCTACGAGCGCAAGGAGGTCCGGGACGTCCTGGCCTACCTGCGCGTCCTCGCCAACCCGGAGGACTCCGTGCCGCTGCGCCGGATCCTCAACGTCCCCAAGCGCGGTATCGGCGACCGTGCCGAGGCGATGATCGACGCCCTGTCCCAGCGCGAGAAGATCAGCTTCCCGCAGGCGCTCAAGCGCGTCGACGAGGCGTACGGCATGGCCGCGCGCTCCACCAACGCCGTGAAGCGGTTCAACGTCCTGATGGAGGAGCTCCGTACGATCGTGGAGTCCGGCGCGGGCCCGGCGACCGTCCTGGAAGCCGTCCTCGAACGCACCGGCTATCTCGCCGAGTTGCAGGCCTCCACCGACCCGCAGGACGAGACCCGCATCGAGAACCTCCAGGAACTCGCCGCCGTGGCCCTGGAGTTCGAGCAGGAGTCCGGCGAGGGTGAGGAGACCGGCTCGCTCTCCGACTTCCTGGAGCGGGTCGCGCTTGTGGCCGACTCCGACCAGATCCCCGACGAGGACGAGGACGGCTCCGGAGTCATCACCCTGATGACCCTGCACACCGCCAAGGGCCTGGAGTTCCCGGTCGTCTTCCTCACCGGCATGGAGGACGGCGTCTTCCCGCACATGCGCGCCCTCGGCCAGACCAAGGAGCTGGAGGAGGAGCGGCGCCTGGCGTACGTCGGCATCACGCGCGCGCGTGAGCGGCTGTATCTGACCCGGTCCTCCCTGCGCAGCGCGTGGGGGCAGCCGTCGTACAACCCGCCCTCCCGCTTCCTGGAGGAGATCCCGGCGCAGCACGTCGACTGGAAGCGCACGGGGGCGGTCGCCGCTCCGGCGGGGCCGGTCTCGGGGGTCGCCGCGTCACTGTCGTCGTCCCGGTCCCGCTCCTCGGCGTCGGGCGCGTCCGGCTTCGCGACGCGCAGGAGCGCGGAGAAGCCGGTGGTGTCCCTGGCCGTCGGCGACCGGGTCACCCACGACCAGTTCGGTCTGGGCACGGTGGTCGGGGTGAAGGGCACGGGCGCGAACGCCGAGGCGACGATCGACTTCGGGGAAGCGAAGCCGAAGCGACTGCTGCTGCGGTACGCGCCGGTGGAGAAGCTGTAG
- a CDS encoding tellurite resistance/C4-dicarboxylate transporter family protein produces MPGTSPHSPLRAWWTRRPPEAGAAVMATGIVSVGLHLTGHETLSRIALVLGCVAWLGLAAEFAAGLLRERARWAAEARSPGGLTAVAATTVLGTRFSMLGRQTLAETLLALSALLWPVLTVLVVRHWKRRLPGGVFLCCVAAQGLAVLCATLAAAESAAWLAHTALVLFWLGLVLYGVALHLFDLRQVLVGPGDQWIAGGALAISALAGSGLLAADSARLYLWNDDDHGVLRAVTVALLVLALAWYAVLLVAECVRPRPRYDVRRWATVFPMGMTAVATLSVSAAADVPWLRTPGEVLLWISVAAWSAVAAGAVGSALAAVRSTAPR; encoded by the coding sequence ATGCCCGGTACCTCCCCCCACTCCCCCCTGCGCGCCTGGTGGACGCGGCGCCCGCCCGAAGCCGGGGCCGCGGTGATGGCGACCGGCATCGTGTCGGTGGGGCTCCATCTGACCGGCCACGAGACGCTGTCGCGCATCGCCCTGGTGCTCGGTTGCGTGGCCTGGCTGGGGCTGGCCGCCGAGTTCGCCGCAGGACTGCTGAGGGAGCGCGCGCGCTGGGCCGCGGAGGCCAGGTCACCGGGCGGCCTGACGGCCGTGGCGGCGACCACCGTGCTCGGCACCCGTTTCTCCATGCTTGGCCGGCAGACCCTCGCCGAGACGCTGCTGGCGCTGTCCGCGCTGCTGTGGCCGGTGCTGACGGTGCTCGTCGTGAGGCACTGGAAGCGGAGGCTGCCCGGCGGGGTGTTCCTGTGCTGTGTGGCCGCCCAGGGTCTCGCGGTCCTGTGCGCCACGCTCGCCGCGGCGGAGTCGGCGGCCTGGCTCGCGCACACGGCGCTCGTGTTGTTCTGGCTCGGCCTGGTCCTCTACGGCGTCGCGCTCCACCTCTTCGATCTGCGCCAGGTGCTGGTCGGACCGGGCGACCAGTGGATCGCGGGCGGCGCGCTCGCCATCTCGGCGCTCGCCGGCTCGGGACTCCTCGCCGCCGACAGCGCGCGCCTGTACCTGTGGAACGACGACGACCACGGCGTCCTGCGCGCGGTGACCGTCGCCCTGCTGGTGCTCGCCCTGGCCTGGTACGCCGTCCTGCTCGTCGCCGAGTGCGTACGGCCGCGACCGCGCTACGACGTGCGCCGCTGGGCCACCGTGTTCCCCATGGGGATGACGGCGGTCGCGACCCTGTCGGTCTCCGCCGCCGCGGACGTGCCGTGGCTCCGGACCCCGGGCGAGGTACTGCTGTGGATCTCGGTGGCGGCCTGGTCGGCCGTCGCCGCGGGGGCGGTCGGCTCCGCCCTCG